One Methylothermaceae bacteria B42 DNA window includes the following coding sequences:
- a CDS encoding alkyl hydroperoxide reductase, translating into MVRLTTPVCEFGKKAPDFALPGVDGKVWTRDECKGPNGLLVMFICNHCPYVKAVIDRIVRDCRELQEYGIGSVAIMPNDTVEYPEDSFENMKKFAQDHNFPFPYLLDDTQEVAKAYGAVCTPDFFGYNKDLELQYRGRLDESRKEPVPGARRELFEAMKQVALTGRGPEEQIPSMGCSIKWKQGNEPE; encoded by the coding sequence ATGGTACGCCTAACGACCCCGGTGTGTGAATTTGGCAAAAAGGCCCCTGACTTTGCCTTGCCCGGCGTGGACGGCAAGGTGTGGACACGGGACGAGTGTAAAGGTCCCAATGGTTTGTTGGTGATGTTCATCTGCAATCATTGTCCTTATGTCAAGGCTGTGATCGACCGGATTGTCCGCGATTGCCGGGAGCTTCAGGAATACGGCATCGGCTCGGTGGCGATTATGCCCAATGATACCGTTGAATACCCGGAAGATTCCTTCGAAAATATGAAGAAATTCGCCCAGGACCACAACTTTCCATTTCCTTATTTGTTGGATGATACCCAGGAAGTCGCCAAGGCCTATGGCGCGGTGTGTACTCCCGATTTCTTCGGTTATAACAAAGACTTGGAGTTGCAATACCGGGGACGGCTGGACGAGAGCCGCAAAGAACCCGTGCCCGGCGCCCGGCGGGAATTGTTCGAGGCCATGAAGCAAGTCGCCCTCACCGGCAGGGGGCCGGAAGAACAGATTCCCAGCATGGGCTGTTCCATCAAGTGGAAGCAGGGCAACGAACCTGAGTAA
- a CDS encoding phosphoglycerate kinase: protein MTIKKMIDLDLKGKRVLIRADLNVPIKDGEVTSDTRIRASVPTIRQALEQGARCVMVMSHLGRPKEGEYDPQYSLAPVAERLSELLGQPVRLIKDWIDGVKTESGEVVLLENVRFLKGEKTNDPELGKKMAALCDVFVMDAFGTAHRAQASTHAVAQFAPEVCAGLLLAQELEALGKALQNPDRPLLAIVGGSKVSTKLKVLETLAQKVDQLIVGGGIANTFIAAAGFPVGKSLYEPDLIPDAKRLMEQAKARGADIPIPEDVVVAKEFSEDAEATVKKVNEVADDDLILDIGPETAQYYADLIKKAGTIVWNGPVGVFEIDQFAEGTRVLAEAIAESKAFSIAGGGDTLAAIEKFGIGDKVSYQSTGGGAFLEFLEGRKLPAVEILEQRDC from the coding sequence ATGACCATTAAAAAAATGATCGACCTGGATCTGAAAGGCAAGCGGGTATTGATACGCGCAGATTTGAATGTGCCCATCAAGGATGGAGAAGTGACCAGCGATACCAGAATCCGCGCCAGCGTGCCTACGATCCGTCAGGCCCTGGAACAAGGCGCGCGCTGTGTAATGGTCATGTCCCATCTGGGTCGGCCCAAAGAGGGAGAATACGATCCGCAATACTCCTTGGCGCCCGTGGCCGAGCGTTTGTCGGAGTTGCTGGGCCAGCCGGTACGCTTGATCAAGGACTGGATTGACGGCGTGAAGACAGAGTCCGGCGAAGTGGTATTGCTGGAAAATGTCCGCTTCCTCAAAGGAGAGAAAACCAACGATCCCGAGCTGGGCAAGAAAATGGCGGCCCTTTGCGATGTGTTTGTCATGGATGCTTTTGGGACCGCCCATCGGGCTCAAGCCTCGACCCATGCGGTGGCGCAATTCGCGCCTGAAGTCTGCGCCGGCTTGCTTTTGGCCCAGGAGTTGGAGGCTTTGGGCAAGGCCCTGCAAAACCCGGACCGGCCATTATTGGCCATTGTCGGGGGCTCCAAGGTATCCACCAAGCTGAAGGTTTTGGAAACTTTGGCCCAGAAAGTGGATCAACTGATTGTAGGGGGCGGCATCGCCAACACTTTCATTGCCGCCGCTGGTTTCCCCGTGGGCAAATCCCTTTATGAGCCGGATTTGATTCCCGACGCCAAGCGCTTGATGGAACAGGCCAAGGCCCGGGGCGCGGATATTCCCATTCCGGAAGACGTGGTGGTGGCCAAGGAATTTTCCGAAGATGCCGAGGCAACGGTCAAAAAGGTCAATGAAGTGGCCGACGATGATTTGATTCTTGATATCGGCCCCGAAACCGCCCAATACTACGCGGATTTGATTAAAAAAGCAGGCACCATTGTCTGGAATGGCCCGGTGGGGGTATTCGAGATAGACCAATTCGCGGAAGGGACGCGGGTGCTGGCCGAGGCAATCGCCGAGAGCAAGGCGTTTTCCATTGCCGGCGGTGGCGATACCTTGGCGGCGATTGAAAAATTCGGCATTGGCGACAAGGTGTCCTATCAATCCACCGGTGGCGGCGCGTTCTTGGAATTTTTGGAAGGACGCAAACTGCCGGCAGTGGAGATTTTGGAGCAAAGAGATTGTTGA